GCGGCAGCGCGGTATCTCGCGATGATCGTCGGGCGGGCTCATGTCCGGCAGATGGACCTTTCCACTAGGAAGAGCTGGAAGGCCGAGCTGGGGCGGAACCGTTCGAAGAGCCTCGACGCGCCGGGATGGCTTTGGCGCAGCGTGGTGGAACTGGTCGCGAGCCATGAGGCGGCTTACCTTGAGCATTGCCGCAGGTACGCGATGGCCTGATCTAGTTCGCGGCGGGCGCCCGGGTGGGCTCGTCCGCCGCGACTTTAGTCTGATCGACCGCGATGACAACATTCTCGTGCTTGATGTCGAGGCGAAGGCGGTTGAAGAAGCTCATATAGATGTTGGCCACCCAGACAAGCGCGAACTCCGAGAGCAGGTACCCGCGCCATCCCGGGTACAGAAGCTGGTAGCGGGTGACCAGGAGAAAAAACGCGGTGACATAGTGCGAGAAGCAGTATTCGCACGTAAAGAGATAGAAGAACTTGCGGGTGACGAGCGGCTTGCAGTTCTGACTCTTCTCTTTGCAAAACTCGCGAGGCTCGCGGAAGACCTCTTCGTGGGTGACGGTCCAGGAGGCGCAGGCGATGGGAATGGCCAAGAGGAACAAGGTCGCGATTTGGTGGGAGAGGTCGGGCATCAGGCGTGTACACCTTGAGATGCAGGTGAGAGGTTTAGGATTACGCCATGGACTGGAAGAGCAGACGAATCCGCACGATTCTGGAAGCGGCCCTTGCGGAAGATAAGGCAGCAAACGACGTCACGACCGTGCTGACGGTCGAGCCCGGGCTGAGGGCGACCGGAACGATCGTCGCCAAGCAGCCATGCGTGATCTCCGGAGTGGGCGCAATTCCGGCGATCCTCGACATCTTCGGGAAGATGGTTTCGGGGGATAATCCTGGAAACCAGAGCCGGTTTGAGGTGGTAAGCCACTTGGAGATCTTCGACGGCGTGCGGGTGAAGAAGGGGCAGACGATCGCCGTCATTCGCCACCATGCTGCGGCGATCCTCTCGTGCGAGAGAGTGATGCTGAACCTGATCCAGCGGATGAGCGGGATTGCCACGCTGACCAATGCCTATGTGAAAGCGCTGTCGGGGACGAACGCGAAGGTGGTCGATACGCGCAAGACGATCCCTGGGCTGCGTGCGCTGGATAAGTACGCCGTATGCTGCGGCGGGGGAACGAACCACCGGCTGGATCTGCAGGACGGCATCCTGATCAAGGCGAGCCATATTGGGCTGGGCGGAGGCCTACCCTCGGCGCTCGAGCATGCGCTGGCGAAGCGGAAGCCGGGACAGCGGGTCGAGGTGGAGGTCAGGAGCCAGGAAGAACTGGATCAGGCGCTCGCCGGGGGGGCGGAGGCGATCCTGCTCGAAGGTATGGCTGTTGCGGCTGTGAAGAAGGCGGTGAAGCAGATACGCGATACGAGGCCAGGAATTCCTATCGAAGCTTCGGGGAACATCACTCTCGATACGGTGAAGAGCTTCGGGCTAACGGGCGTCGACTTCGTCTCGGTGGCCGCGTTGACGCAGTCTCCCGAGACGATCGACATGGGGATGCGAGTTACCGCGAATGTCTTCTGAGGCGTGGGACTCGGACGAGGTCGAACGTGGGCTCGCCGGGAGCCGATTTGCCGTAAGACACCTGGCTACGGTTGGCTCTACGAATACGCTCGCCATCGAAGCAGCCCAGGGTGCGGCGCCGGACAGGTCGGTGTGGGTCGCGGATGAGCAGACCGCAGGGCGCGGGCGGGGAGGGCACGGGTGGCATTCGGCTCCAGGGGATGGGCTCTACGTCAGTGTGCTTTTGCGGCCGAAGCTTGCTCTGGCTGAGGCGCTTTGGATTTCGCTCGCCGCTGGGCTTGCGGTGCAGGCGGCGGTCTTCGATCTGACGGGGCTTTATCCCGATATTCGGTGGCCGAACGATCTGCTACTTGGGGAGAAGAAGTTCGGAGGCATATTGGTGGAGACGGCTGCGGAAACATCCGGCGCGCTTCGCTATGCGGTGATCGGGATCGGGCTGAACGTGGGACATCCGGAGTTCCCCGGGGAGCTTCGGGGTATCGCCACTTCGCTGCTTCTGGAGACGGGGCATGCATGGTCGCGCGAGGGACTCCTCGTTGAGCTTCTGCTCGCGCTTGGCGGAGAGATCGACCGACTGGAGGCCGAGTTCACCGGTCTTTCAGGAACGGCAGCGGGCACCGCGGAGGAAGATTCCCTGCTGAGCCGGTTTGCCGAGGCTTCGAGCTGGGTGCGGGGCAAGGCGGTTCGGGTGGGCGAGGGGGACGGATATACTGGCGTGACGGCTGGACTCGACTCGCGTGGCTTTTTGCGTGTGCTTGGAGACGACGGCACACTCCATACGGTGCTCTCGGGTGGTGTGCGTCCCCGCTAGCTGGAGAGGGTTTTGGAACGAATGCTGCTTGCCATCGACGCGGGAAATACGAATACGG
This genomic window from Granulicella sibirica contains:
- a CDS encoding biotin--[acetyl-CoA-carboxylase] ligase, with translation MSSEAWDSDEVERGLAGSRFAVRHLATVGSTNTLAIEAAQGAAPDRSVWVADEQTAGRGRGGHGWHSAPGDGLYVSVLLRPKLALAEALWISLAAGLAVQAAVFDLTGLYPDIRWPNDLLLGEKKFGGILVETAAETSGALRYAVIGIGLNVGHPEFPGELRGIATSLLLETGHAWSREGLLVELLLALGGEIDRLEAEFTGLSGTAAGTAEEDSLLSRFAEASSWVRGKAVRVGEGDGYTGVTAGLDSRGFLRVLGDDGTLHTVLSGGVRPR
- the nadC gene encoding carboxylating nicotinate-nucleotide diphosphorylase, with the translated sequence MDWKSRRIRTILEAALAEDKAANDVTTVLTVEPGLRATGTIVAKQPCVISGVGAIPAILDIFGKMVSGDNPGNQSRFEVVSHLEIFDGVRVKKGQTIAVIRHHAAAILSCERVMLNLIQRMSGIATLTNAYVKALSGTNAKVVDTRKTIPGLRALDKYAVCCGGGTNHRLDLQDGILIKASHIGLGGGLPSALEHALAKRKPGQRVEVEVRSQEELDQALAGGAEAILLEGMAVAAVKKAVKQIRDTRPGIPIEASGNITLDTVKSFGLTGVDFVSVAALTQSPETIDMGMRVTANVF